One window of Halopseudomonas maritima genomic DNA carries:
- a CDS encoding tRNA-uridine aminocarboxypropyltransferase yields the protein MSEHPDHAVNRLRSVAIARSTRPFLARGARVRRCPGCQVAVHACICAARPSLESAVSFCLLMHAYEPLKPTNTGRLIADCLPDTHAFTWARTEVDPALLALLSDPTYQPYVVFPGEYAQPTQQVCEQIAVGQGRRPLLVILDATWTQARKMFRKSPYLADVPVLSLQTEQLSRYRLRRSTRDDHLCTVEVASACLQLAGDGAAAEALDGYFQRFTDAYLSTCRKRPQ from the coding sequence ATGTCTGAACACCCGGACCATGCGGTAAACCGTTTGCGCAGCGTCGCGATCGCGCGCTCCACCCGACCTTTTCTGGCGCGCGGTGCGCGGGTGCGGCGGTGTCCGGGTTGTCAGGTCGCGGTGCATGCCTGTATCTGCGCAGCGCGTCCTTCACTTGAGAGCGCAGTCAGTTTTTGCTTGCTGATGCACGCCTATGAGCCGCTCAAGCCCACCAACACCGGCCGGTTGATTGCTGATTGTCTGCCCGATACCCACGCCTTTACCTGGGCGCGTACCGAGGTTGACCCGGCTCTGCTGGCACTGCTGAGCGACCCGACCTATCAGCCTTACGTGGTGTTCCCTGGTGAGTACGCCCAGCCAACCCAACAGGTCTGCGAGCAGATAGCGGTGGGGCAGGGGCGGCGCCCGTTGCTGGTCATTTTGGACGCCACCTGGACCCAGGCACGCAAAATGTTTCGCAAGAGCCCCTATCTGGCGGACGTACCGGTGCTCAGCCTGCAGACCGAGCAGCTGTCGCGTTACCGGTTGCGCCGCTCAACCCGTGATGATCACCTGTGCACCGTAGAGGTGGCGTCGGCCTGCCTGCAGCTGGCGGGTGACGGGGCCGCTGCCGAGGCGCTGGATGGCTATTTCCAACGCTTCACCGATGCCTACCTGAGCACCTGTCGCAAGCGGCCTCAATGA
- a CDS encoding PA3611 family quorum-sensing-regulated virulence factor: MRWLPLVLAACLAAPLEAASLRDIRLNETLKQVAAQSNENTPRAISAQITDMGFSADGDELVNRLAVDADYAELMQQDPLLTRSQLQASVCSDLRFRRLLDMGATLTYHFVLKDSEQPVLTQSFIADHCQTL; this comes from the coding sequence ATGCGCTGGTTACCCCTGGTGCTTGCCGCCTGCCTGGCAGCCCCCCTTGAAGCCGCTTCCCTGCGGGATATTCGCCTCAATGAAACCCTCAAACAGGTAGCTGCGCAAAGCAACGAAAACACCCCGCGCGCCATCAGCGCGCAGATCACCGATATGGGCTTCAGCGCCGACGGCGATGAGCTGGTTAACCGGCTCGCAGTAGACGCCGACTATGCCGAACTCATGCAGCAAGACCCGCTGCTGACCCGCAGCCAGCTGCAGGCCAGCGTATGCAGCGACCTGCGTTTTCGTCGCCTGCTGGATATGGGCGCCACCCTGACCTACCACTTTGTCCTCAAGGACAGCGAACAGCCGGTCCTGACCCAGAGCTTTATCGCCGATCATTGCCAAACCCTCTGA
- a CDS encoding LOG family protein, with protein sequence MQDDDPADYLSRHWQTGSNEIPRRVDELITLCAAGSDNASLYRDMLLDVIRMAQADRNRWDAKIMLHTIREMEQAFSRLEIFKRRRKVTVFGSARTRADHPLYAVAREMGAALAANDYMAITGAGGGVMSATHEGAGLDHSLGFNITLPFEQQSNTVVHGTSHDLAFGFFFLRKLFFVKEADALILCPGGFGTLDETLEVLTLVQTGKSPMVPIILLDQPGGQYWQAFMHFIRSQLADNAYIHPDDINLLTPCKSPAEAMQVVLDFYSNYHSSRRVGEQFVLRLHRPLHPQALTQLTARFGSICASGGFVQQGMCEQERDEPELSALTRLCFDFNDRERGGLRALIDFVNQPENLRNHGTA encoded by the coding sequence ATGCAGGACGACGATCCGGCCGACTACCTCAGCCGGCACTGGCAAACCGGCAGCAATGAAATACCCAGGCGAGTCGACGAGCTGATTACGCTGTGCGCAGCCGGCAGCGACAACGCATCGCTGTACCGAGACATGCTGCTGGACGTCATTCGCATGGCCCAGGCCGACCGCAATCGCTGGGACGCCAAGATCATGCTGCACACCATTCGCGAGATGGAACAAGCCTTCTCGCGGCTGGAGATCTTCAAGCGCCGTCGCAAGGTCACGGTATTTGGCTCAGCTCGTACCAGAGCCGACCACCCGCTCTACGCCGTGGCGCGTGAGATGGGCGCAGCCCTCGCCGCCAACGACTACATGGCAATCACCGGCGCCGGCGGCGGCGTGATGAGTGCAACACACGAAGGCGCGGGGCTGGACCACAGCCTTGGCTTCAACATCACCCTGCCGTTCGAGCAACAGTCCAACACCGTGGTACATGGCACCAGCCATGACCTGGCGTTCGGCTTCTTTTTCTTGCGCAAGCTGTTCTTTGTCAAAGAGGCAGACGCGCTGATTCTCTGTCCTGGCGGATTTGGCACGCTGGATGAAACGCTGGAGGTGCTTACTCTGGTACAAACCGGTAAGAGCCCCATGGTGCCGATCATCCTGCTGGACCAGCCGGGCGGCCAGTACTGGCAGGCCTTTATGCACTTCATACGCAGTCAGCTGGCCGACAACGCCTATATCCACCCCGACGACATCAACCTGCTGACGCCATGCAAGTCACCCGCCGAAGCGATGCAGGTGGTTCTGGACTTCTACAGCAACTATCACTCGTCGCGCCGCGTTGGCGAGCAATTCGTGTTGCGTCTTCACCGGCCATTACACCCGCAGGCGCTGACACAACTGACTGCCCGCTTTGGGTCTATCTGCGCGTCAGGCGGCTTTGTACAACAGGGGATGTGTGAGCAAGAGCGCGACGAGCCCGAACTGAGCGCACTGACGCGTCTGTGTTTTGATTTCAACGACAGGGAAAGAGGCGGCTTGCGGGCCCTGATCGACTTCGTCAATCAGCCCGAAAACCTGAGAAACCACGGTACTGCATAA
- a CDS encoding DMT family transporter codes for MNLRHYRADALMLITALIWGSTFVAQRLGMDHIGPFLYTGLRFAIGALTLLPLIWLLRKPAAADGRRPARVSRPMLLGSLVLGAVLTLGINLQQIGLMFTTVTNSGFITGLYVILVPVFGLFIGMRTHKGTWAGALLALIGMLLLSVNADFQVAPGDWLQLVGAACWAVHVLLVGALASRYDAIMVSFVQFVVCASVSLMLALIFEPIVLEAVRQALPAILYGGVLAVGVAFTLQVVAQKDAITSHAAIILSLEAVFAALAGWLILGETLSLRGLLGCALMLSGMLLAQLVPIYLERRRTPPAVQQEPAGHH; via the coding sequence ATGAACCTGCGCCACTATCGGGCCGATGCCCTGATGCTGATCACCGCCCTGATCTGGGGCAGTACCTTTGTCGCCCAACGGCTGGGCATGGACCATATTGGCCCCTTCCTCTACACCGGTTTGCGCTTTGCCATCGGCGCGCTGACGCTCTTGCCGCTGATCTGGCTACTGCGCAAACCAGCCGCCGCAGACGGTCGCCGACCCGCTCGCGTCAGCCGCCCGATGCTGCTCGGCAGCCTGGTCCTGGGTGCGGTACTGACGCTGGGCATCAACCTGCAGCAGATCGGCTTGATGTTTACCACTGTCACCAATTCCGGCTTCATCACCGGCCTGTACGTCATCCTCGTGCCGGTGTTCGGTCTGTTTATTGGTATGCGCACACACAAGGGCACCTGGGCCGGAGCCCTGCTGGCCCTGATCGGCATGCTGCTGCTCAGCGTCAACGCCGACTTTCAGGTGGCGCCCGGAGACTGGCTGCAGCTTGTCGGCGCTGCCTGCTGGGCGGTACATGTGCTGCTGGTCGGCGCCCTGGCCAGCCGCTATGACGCGATCATGGTGTCTTTTGTGCAGTTTGTGGTCTGTGCGTCCGTCAGCCTGATGCTGGCGCTGATATTCGAACCCATTGTGCTGGAGGCTGTGCGCCAGGCGCTGCCTGCCATCCTGTACGGCGGTGTGCTCGCGGTGGGAGTCGCCTTTACTCTGCAGGTGGTTGCACAAAAAGACGCTATCACCTCCCACGCGGCCATTATTCTTAGCCTGGAAGCGGTATTTGCCGCGCTGGCCGGCTGGCTGATTCTGGGAGAAACCCTGAGTCTACGAGGGCTACTGGGCTGCGCCCTGATGCTGAGCGGCATGTTGCTCGCTCAGCTGGTGCCCATCTATCTGGAACGACGCCGCACCCCGCCAGCAGTGCAACAGGAGCCAGCCGGCCATCATTGA
- the recA gene encoding recombinase RecA produces the protein MDDNKKKALSAALSQIERQFGKGAVMRMGDHERQAIPAISTGSLGLDIALGIGGLPKGRIVEIYGPESSGKTTLTLSVIAQAQKQGATCAFVDAEHALDPEYAGKLGVNVDDLLVSQPDTGEQALEITDMLVRSNAVDVIIVDSVAALVPKAEIEGEMGDHHVGVQARLMSQALRKITGNIKNANCLVIFINQIRMKIGVMFGNPETTTGGNALKFYSSVRLDIRRTGAVKEGDEVVGSETRVKVVKNKVAPPFRQAEFQILYGAGIYHNAEIIDLGVQIGLVEKSGAWYSYQGNKIGQGKANAAKFLQDNQAIAEEIEKAIREKLLAKPGKAKAETEADAELED, from the coding sequence ATGGACGATAACAAAAAGAAGGCGCTGTCGGCGGCCTTGAGTCAGATTGAACGTCAGTTTGGCAAGGGGGCCGTGATGCGCATGGGTGATCATGAGCGCCAGGCCATTCCGGCCATCTCTACCGGCTCGCTCGGCCTGGATATCGCCCTCGGTATTGGCGGCCTGCCCAAAGGCCGTATCGTTGAAATTTATGGTCCGGAGTCCTCCGGTAAAACCACCCTGACGCTGTCGGTCATCGCCCAAGCGCAGAAGCAAGGCGCTACCTGTGCCTTCGTCGATGCCGAACACGCACTGGACCCGGAGTACGCTGGCAAGTTGGGTGTTAACGTTGACGACCTGCTGGTGTCCCAGCCTGACACGGGTGAGCAGGCGCTGGAAATTACCGACATGCTGGTGCGCTCCAACGCCGTTGACGTGATCATCGTCGACTCCGTAGCGGCACTGGTGCCCAAGGCCGAGATTGAAGGCGAGATGGGTGACCACCACGTAGGTGTACAGGCCCGCCTGATGTCGCAGGCGCTGCGTAAGATCACCGGTAACATCAAAAACGCCAACTGCCTGGTGATCTTCATTAACCAGATTCGTATGAAGATTGGCGTGATGTTCGGTAACCCGGAAACCACTACCGGCGGTAACGCCCTCAAGTTCTACTCCTCTGTTCGTCTGGATATCCGCCGTACCGGCGCGGTGAAAGAGGGCGACGAGGTGGTTGGCAGCGAGACCCGCGTCAAGGTCGTCAAGAACAAGGTGGCGCCGCCGTTCCGTCAGGCCGAGTTCCAGATTCTGTACGGCGCAGGCATTTATCACAACGCCGAGATTATCGACTTGGGTGTGCAGATTGGCCTGGTTGAGAAGTCCGGTGCCTGGTACAGCTACCAGGGCAACAAGATCGGCCAGGGCAAGGCTAACGCTGCCAAGTTCCTGCAGGATAACCAGGCAATCGCCGAGGAAATCGAAAAGGCCATCCGTGAGAAGCTGCTGGCCAAGCCCGGCAAGGCCAAGGCGGAAACCGAGGCTGACGCCGAACTGGAAGACTGA
- a CDS encoding regulatory protein RecX encodes MRSRTLLETPVAIRRSAMDLLARREHSYAELRRKLRQRGAPGDMAEIELDRLVDDGLLSDERFCEAYIYARSQRGYGPARLREELRQRGVGESLVERCLAEAGQDWQALANQVFAKRFPDGVAREPAERGKQLRFMQYRGFSGFRAD; translated from the coding sequence ATGCGCTCGCGCACCCTACTGGAAACCCCTGTAGCCATACGCCGCTCAGCGATGGATTTGCTGGCGCGGCGTGAGCACAGCTACGCCGAGCTGCGCCGCAAGCTGCGCCAGCGGGGTGCGCCGGGGGATATGGCCGAGATTGAGCTGGACCGTCTGGTTGACGATGGACTACTCAGTGACGAGCGATTTTGCGAAGCCTATATCTACGCCCGTAGCCAGCGGGGTTACGGGCCGGCTCGCCTGCGCGAGGAACTGCGTCAGCGTGGGGTTGGTGAGTCGCTGGTTGAGCGCTGCCTGGCTGAGGCTGGTCAGGACTGGCAGGCGCTGGCCAACCAGGTGTTTGCCAAGCGCTTTCCTGATGGCGTTGCCCGTGAGCCGGCAGAGCGCGGCAAGCAGCTGCGCTTTATGCAGTACCGTGGTTTCTCAGGTTTTCGGGCTGATTGA